The Microbispora sp. ZYX-F-249 region TCCGCCGGTACTTCGCTCACCGGTCCTCCTGCCGTCAAGTGATCACCCCACACCTTAGATAATCGGGCGTCCGCCGCGAAAGCCGTACGGACGGGGGCTTGAGTCTCCAGCCGCTGGACGGTCCACACTCGGGGTCATGGACGACGACGAGGAGCTGTTCACCATCGGACGGCTCTCGCGCCGCACCGGGCTGCCGGTGCGCACGATCCGGTACTGGTCGGACATCGGCGCGCTGCCGCCGGCCGGGCGGAGCGAGGGAGGCTACCGGCTCTACGACGCGGGCGCCGTGGCCCGGCTGGAGCTCGTCAAGACGCTGCGCGAGCTCGGCCTCGGCCTCGGCGACGTACGCCGGGTGCTGGAGCGGAGGGCCACCCTGGCCGAGGTCGCCGCCGTCCACGTCAGCGCACTGGACGCGCAGATCCGCACCCTGCGGCTGCGGCGCGCGGTGCTCGGCGCCGTCGCGAGGCGGCGGTCCGATGCGGAGGAGATGAAACGGTTGAACGACCTGGCACGGCTGTCCGCCGAGGAACGGCGGCGAATCATCGAGGACTTCGTGGACGAGGTCTTCGGCGGCCTGGACGCCGATCCCGAGTTGCGGCGCAGGCTGCGGCACACCCAGATCGACCTGCCGGACGACCCCACGCCCGAGCAGGTGGA contains the following coding sequences:
- a CDS encoding helix-turn-helix domain-containing protein; protein product: MDDDEELFTIGRLSRRTGLPVRTIRYWSDIGALPPAGRSEGGYRLYDAGAVARLELVKTLRELGLGLGDVRRVLERRATLAEVAAVHVSALDAQIRTLRLRRAVLGAVARRRSDAEEMKRLNDLARLSAEERRRIIEDFVDEVFGGLDADPELRRRLRHTQIDLPDDPTPEQVDAWVELAGLVRDPDFRRRMRDVVEQNTRGRAGQEPGAFMWFAKKVAWVAGEAREQGVRPESPEAAEFVARLLGDMDAAGRAAVRERLEAGLFAEAERYRHLMAVINGREPKPSHADDFAWLLEALRAHP